The following proteins are co-located in the Malus sylvestris chromosome 13, drMalSylv7.2, whole genome shotgun sequence genome:
- the LOC126596055 gene encoding potassium transporter 5-like isoform X2 — MAEKVVSLKEEETEEAKEITNQQLKERKVSWAKLRRVDSLNLEAGRVSMNGRHGSQVNNWHRTLSLAFQSIGIVYGDIGTSPLYVYASTFTDGIDNNDDIIGALSLIIYTIALLPLLKYVFIVLWANDNGDGGTFALYSLMCRHAKVSLTPNNQPEDRELSNYKLETPSNELKRSQTIKKKLENSKIAKYSLFLVTIMGTSMVIGDGVLTPCISDTVVGISIVILIILFSAQRFGTDKVGFTFAPIILVWFLFIGGIGLYNLFKHDVGVLRAFNPKYIIDFFRRNGKRGWISLGGIFLCITGTEAMFADLGHFSVKAIQVSFSCITFPALVLAYSGQAAFLRKFPGKVDQTFYDSIPDPLYWPTFVVAVAAAIIASQAMISGAFSIISQSLSLGCFPRVKVVHTSAKYEGQVYIPEINYILMVACVIVTAAFKTTEKIGNAYGIAVVSVMVITTCLLTLIMLVIWKTSIWLIGLFFVVFFCVEVVYASAVMYKFVQGGFLPLVFSFFLMVIMGIWHYVHHQRYMFELKNKVSSEYMKQLASNPNINRVPGIGLLYSELVQGIPPIFSHFVNNIPSIHSVIVIVSVKPIPFSKVALEERFLFRQLEPRDYRIFRCVARYGYNDRMGEPKEFEEQLVEHLKEFIRHEHFAHEGEITNEAVSTGQSSNAEESAERVNQPRGSSGRILSFNTAGSTSNGIVSAPVKGAVEEMQFVQEAMEKGIVYLLGQTEVVAEANSSLFKRIVVNHVYSFLRKNFRQGEQVMRIPRSRLLRVGMTYEI, encoded by the exons ATGGCGGAGAAAGTGGTGAGCTTGAAAGAGGAAGAGACAGAAGAAGCAAAAGAAATAACGAACCAGCAACTGAAGGAGAGAAAAGTGTCATGGGCAAAGTTGCGCCGTGTCGACTCTCTCAATTTGGAGGCCGGAAGGGTTTCCATGAATGGAAGGCATGGCTCACAG GTAAATAACTGGCATAGAACATTGAGTTTGGCATTTCAGAGCATTGGGATTGTGTATGGGGACATAGGAACGTCGCCGCTCTATGTGTATGCGAGCACTTTCACTGATGGTATTGACAACAATGACGACATTATAGGGGCACTATCTCTCATTATCTATACCATAGCGCTCCTGCCTCTACTTAAGTATGTCTTCATCGTGCTATGGGCTAATGACAACGGTGATG GAGGGACATTTGCATTGTATTCCTTGATGTGCCGACATGCAAAGGTGAGCTTaactccaaataaccaaccagAAGACAGGGAGCTATCAAACTACAAACTTGAAACACCATCCAACGAGTTAAAACGATCCCAAACCATCAAGAAGAAGCTCGAGAATAGTAAAATTGCCAAATACAGCCTTTTCCTTGTCACCATTATGGGAACTTCAATGGTTATTGGAGATGGGGTTCTTACTCCTTGCATTTCAG ATACTGTCGTGGGGATTTCTATAGTAATCTTGATCATACTCTTTTCTGCTCAAAGATTTGGCACTGACAAAGTGGGATTCACCTTCGCACCTATTATCCTTGTGTGGTTCTTGTTCATCGGTGGCATCGGACTTTACAACTTATTCAAACATGACGTTGGTGTATTACGTGCTTTCAATCCAAAATATATCATCGATTTCTTTAGACGAAATGGGAAAAGGGGATGGATTTCCCTTGGGGGAATATTCCTCTGCATTACtg gGACCGAGGCCATGTTTGCTGATCTGGGTCACTTCAGCGTCAAAGCTATCCAA GTGAGTTTCTCTTGCATCACATTTCCTGCATTAGTACTTGCATATAGTGGGCAAGCAGCGTTCCTCAGAAAGTTCCCAGGGAAGGTGGACCAGACATTCTATGACTCAATACCAG ACCCTTTGTACTGGCCAACGTTCGTTGTGGCGGTAGCAGCTGCCATCATTGCCAGCCAAGCTATGATATCTGGAGCATTTTCAATTATCTCTCAATCCCTGAGTTTGGGTTGTTTTCCAAGAGTTAAGGTTGTTCATACCTCTGCTAAGTATGAGGGCCAAGTATACATACCTGAGATCAACTACATACTCATGGTTGCTTGTGTAATTGTCACTGCAGCCTTTAAGACCACAGAAAAAATTGGTAATGCATATG GAATTGCAGTGGTCAGTGTAATGGTGATCACAACATGTTTGCTTACTCTAATAATGTTGGTGATATGGAAGACTAGCATATGGTTGATTGGTCTGTTCTTTGTGGTGTTCTTTTGTGTCGAGGTGGTTTATGCATCTGCGGTGATGTACAAATTCGTTCAAGGCGGTTTCCTTCCTCtggtcttttcttttttccttatgGTAATCATGGGGATTTGGCATTATGTGCACCATCAAAGATACATGTTCGAGCTCAAGAATAAGGTTTCTAGTGAATACATGAAACAATTGGCCTCTAACCCCAACATAAACCGTGTGCCAGGAATTGGACTTCTATATTCTGAGCTTGTGCAAGGTATTCCCCCTATATTTTCTCACTTTGTTAACAACATACCGTCCATCCACTCTGTTATAGTGATTGTGTCGGTCAAGCCTATTCCATTCAGCAAAGTCGCATTGGAGGAAAGGTTTCTATTTCGACAGTTGGAGCCAAGAGATTACCGAATATTCCGTTGTGTCGCCAGGTATGGTTATAATGATAGAATGGGGGAACCCAAAGAGTTTGAGGAACAACTAGTTgagcatttgaaagaatttatCCGCCATGAGCACTTCGCACATGAAGGAGAAATAACAAACGAGGCTGTTTCAACTGGACAGTCATCGAACGCGGAAGAATCAGCTGAACGAGTTAACCAACCTCGTGGTTCATCAGGGCGCATTCTATCATTTAATACTGCCGGATCAACATCTAATGGAATAGTCTCTGCACCCGTCAAAGGAGCTGTGGAGGAAATGCAGTTCGTTCAAGAGGCTATGGAGAAAGGCATAGTTTATCTGCTGGGACAGACGGAAGTGGTGGCAGAAGCAAACTCGTCATTGTTCAAGAGGATAGTGGTCAACCATGTCTACAGTTTCTTGAGGAAAAACTTTAGGCAAGGGGAGCAAGTCATGAGAATCCCACGGAGTAGGCTTCTCAGGGTTGGAATGACCTATGAAATATGA
- the LOC126596055 gene encoding potassium transporter 5-like isoform X1 — translation MAEKVVSLKEEETEEAKEITNQQLKERKVSWAKLRRVDSLNLEAGRVSMNGRHGSQVNNWHRTLSLAFQSIGIVYGDIGTSPLYVYASTFTDGIDNNDDIIGALSLIIYTIALLPLLKYVFIVLWANDNGDGGTFALYSLMCRHAKVSLTPNNQPEDRELSNYKLETPSNELKRSQTIKKKLENSKIAKYSLFLVTIMGTSMVIGDGVLTPCISVLSAVSGIKSLGTDTVVGISIVILIILFSAQRFGTDKVGFTFAPIILVWFLFIGGIGLYNLFKHDVGVLRAFNPKYIIDFFRRNGKRGWISLGGIFLCITGTEAMFADLGHFSVKAIQVSFSCITFPALVLAYSGQAAFLRKFPGKVDQTFYDSIPDPLYWPTFVVAVAAAIIASQAMISGAFSIISQSLSLGCFPRVKVVHTSAKYEGQVYIPEINYILMVACVIVTAAFKTTEKIGNAYGIAVVSVMVITTCLLTLIMLVIWKTSIWLIGLFFVVFFCVEVVYASAVMYKFVQGGFLPLVFSFFLMVIMGIWHYVHHQRYMFELKNKVSSEYMKQLASNPNINRVPGIGLLYSELVQGIPPIFSHFVNNIPSIHSVIVIVSVKPIPFSKVALEERFLFRQLEPRDYRIFRCVARYGYNDRMGEPKEFEEQLVEHLKEFIRHEHFAHEGEITNEAVSTGQSSNAEESAERVNQPRGSSGRILSFNTAGSTSNGIVSAPVKGAVEEMQFVQEAMEKGIVYLLGQTEVVAEANSSLFKRIVVNHVYSFLRKNFRQGEQVMRIPRSRLLRVGMTYEI, via the exons ATGGCGGAGAAAGTGGTGAGCTTGAAAGAGGAAGAGACAGAAGAAGCAAAAGAAATAACGAACCAGCAACTGAAGGAGAGAAAAGTGTCATGGGCAAAGTTGCGCCGTGTCGACTCTCTCAATTTGGAGGCCGGAAGGGTTTCCATGAATGGAAGGCATGGCTCACAG GTAAATAACTGGCATAGAACATTGAGTTTGGCATTTCAGAGCATTGGGATTGTGTATGGGGACATAGGAACGTCGCCGCTCTATGTGTATGCGAGCACTTTCACTGATGGTATTGACAACAATGACGACATTATAGGGGCACTATCTCTCATTATCTATACCATAGCGCTCCTGCCTCTACTTAAGTATGTCTTCATCGTGCTATGGGCTAATGACAACGGTGATG GAGGGACATTTGCATTGTATTCCTTGATGTGCCGACATGCAAAGGTGAGCTTaactccaaataaccaaccagAAGACAGGGAGCTATCAAACTACAAACTTGAAACACCATCCAACGAGTTAAAACGATCCCAAACCATCAAGAAGAAGCTCGAGAATAGTAAAATTGCCAAATACAGCCTTTTCCTTGTCACCATTATGGGAACTTCAATGGTTATTGGAGATGGGGTTCTTACTCCTTGCATTTCAG TCCTTTCTGCTGTGAGCGGGATCAAATCATTAGGCACAG ATACTGTCGTGGGGATTTCTATAGTAATCTTGATCATACTCTTTTCTGCTCAAAGATTTGGCACTGACAAAGTGGGATTCACCTTCGCACCTATTATCCTTGTGTGGTTCTTGTTCATCGGTGGCATCGGACTTTACAACTTATTCAAACATGACGTTGGTGTATTACGTGCTTTCAATCCAAAATATATCATCGATTTCTTTAGACGAAATGGGAAAAGGGGATGGATTTCCCTTGGGGGAATATTCCTCTGCATTACtg gGACCGAGGCCATGTTTGCTGATCTGGGTCACTTCAGCGTCAAAGCTATCCAA GTGAGTTTCTCTTGCATCACATTTCCTGCATTAGTACTTGCATATAGTGGGCAAGCAGCGTTCCTCAGAAAGTTCCCAGGGAAGGTGGACCAGACATTCTATGACTCAATACCAG ACCCTTTGTACTGGCCAACGTTCGTTGTGGCGGTAGCAGCTGCCATCATTGCCAGCCAAGCTATGATATCTGGAGCATTTTCAATTATCTCTCAATCCCTGAGTTTGGGTTGTTTTCCAAGAGTTAAGGTTGTTCATACCTCTGCTAAGTATGAGGGCCAAGTATACATACCTGAGATCAACTACATACTCATGGTTGCTTGTGTAATTGTCACTGCAGCCTTTAAGACCACAGAAAAAATTGGTAATGCATATG GAATTGCAGTGGTCAGTGTAATGGTGATCACAACATGTTTGCTTACTCTAATAATGTTGGTGATATGGAAGACTAGCATATGGTTGATTGGTCTGTTCTTTGTGGTGTTCTTTTGTGTCGAGGTGGTTTATGCATCTGCGGTGATGTACAAATTCGTTCAAGGCGGTTTCCTTCCTCtggtcttttcttttttccttatgGTAATCATGGGGATTTGGCATTATGTGCACCATCAAAGATACATGTTCGAGCTCAAGAATAAGGTTTCTAGTGAATACATGAAACAATTGGCCTCTAACCCCAACATAAACCGTGTGCCAGGAATTGGACTTCTATATTCTGAGCTTGTGCAAGGTATTCCCCCTATATTTTCTCACTTTGTTAACAACATACCGTCCATCCACTCTGTTATAGTGATTGTGTCGGTCAAGCCTATTCCATTCAGCAAAGTCGCATTGGAGGAAAGGTTTCTATTTCGACAGTTGGAGCCAAGAGATTACCGAATATTCCGTTGTGTCGCCAGGTATGGTTATAATGATAGAATGGGGGAACCCAAAGAGTTTGAGGAACAACTAGTTgagcatttgaaagaatttatCCGCCATGAGCACTTCGCACATGAAGGAGAAATAACAAACGAGGCTGTTTCAACTGGACAGTCATCGAACGCGGAAGAATCAGCTGAACGAGTTAACCAACCTCGTGGTTCATCAGGGCGCATTCTATCATTTAATACTGCCGGATCAACATCTAATGGAATAGTCTCTGCACCCGTCAAAGGAGCTGTGGAGGAAATGCAGTTCGTTCAAGAGGCTATGGAGAAAGGCATAGTTTATCTGCTGGGACAGACGGAAGTGGTGGCAGAAGCAAACTCGTCATTGTTCAAGAGGATAGTGGTCAACCATGTCTACAGTTTCTTGAGGAAAAACTTTAGGCAAGGGGAGCAAGTCATGAGAATCCCACGGAGTAGGCTTCTCAGGGTTGGAATGACCTATGAAATATGA